DNA sequence from the Eisenibacter elegans DSM 3317 genome:
AATGGACTTGGACATGTACCAACATCCGGCCACCCGCGAGAGCTTGCAGCGCCTACAAGGCTTTGGCAATCATATCATAGCCGCTACCCACGGAGAGCTGGCCAGTGGTTTGGTAGGCGAAGGACGTATGGCCGAGCCAGAAGCTATTGTGGCGCATTTAGAGGCTTTTTGGGCCGCATCGCTCCCACTACAAGGCCTACAGGCCATCGTTACTGCCGGCCCTACTTATGAAGCCATCGACCCGGTGCGTTTTATCGGCAATCACTCAACCGGTAAGATGGGCTTTGCCATTGCCCAAAGCCTAGCCCGGTATGGGGCAAGGGTGCAGCTTGTAAGTGGCCCTACGGCCTTGCCAACCCCATCACACACACACCTACAGCTCACACGAGTACAAAGCGCACAAGAGATGTATGAGGCCGTCAGCCAATATGACACCCAAAGCCAAATTATAGTCCTTTCGGCAGCCGTAGCCGACTATCGACCGGCAGCCGTGGCCACCCAAAAAATCAAGAAAAATGATGCCGATATGAGTATCCCCTTGGTACGAACTATCGATATCGCCCAAACGCTCGGCCAGCGTAAGCGCCCCGAGCAAACCTTGGTAGGCTTTGCGCTCGAAACCGAGCAAGAGCTGGCCAACGCGCAGGGCAAGCTCCAACGCAAAAACCTTGACCTCATCGTACTCAATTCGATGAATGACCCGGGTGCAGGCTTCGGGCACAATACCAATCTGGTAACCCTCATCAACCGCCAAGGCACCATACAACCCCTGCCACTGATGGATAAGGCCGAAGTAGCCAACCATATTGTGCAGGCTATTATAGCTTTGCGCAGCCCAAAAGCAAACCCTGAGCAGCTTTCTTGAGTTTGTCTTATTGTCGATATTTGTTTATCATTTTCCAATATTCACCCCCTAAACCCTCGCACTATGCAAGCTACTTGGGAAACCATCAAAGAATACAAGGAGATTTTGTTCCAATACCACCAACCCGAGGGCTACCCCGTCGGCGTGGCCAAAATAAGCATCAACCGCCCCGAGGTTCACAATGCCTTTACGCCCTTGACCGTGATGGAAATGCGCGAAGCCATTGACCACTGTCGCTACGATGACAAAATAGGCGCAATCATCCTCACAGGCGAAGGCGGAGAGGCTTTCTGTAGTGGCGGAGACCAAAAGGTGCGCGGCGAAGGTGGCTATGTGGGCAAAGACGGCGTGCCACGACTCAACGTACTTGATTTCCAAAAGCAAATCCGCTCTATCCCCAAGCCCGTAATTGCTGCCGTGGCAGGCTGGGCTGTCGGAGGCGGGCACGTGCTGCACGTAGTGTGTGACTTGACCATTGCCGCCGAGAATGCCAAGTTTGGCCAAACAGGCCCCAAAGTAGGGAGCTTCGACGGCGGGTTTGGTGCGTCATACTTAGCCCGACTCGTAGGGCAGAAAAAGGCTCGCGAAATTTGGTATCTCTGCGATGTATACAACGCACAAGAAGCGCTAGATATGGGCTTGGTCAATAAGGTGGTGCCGCTAGATCAACTCGAAGCCACTACGCTCGAATGGTGCCGCAAGATTCTGGATAAATCACCGCTGGCGCTACGGATGCTCAAGTGCTCTTTCAATGCGGAGCTTGATGGGCAGGCCGGCATCCAAGAGCTGGCCGGCAATGCGACCTTGCTTTATTACCTCACCGAAGAGGGCAAAGAGGGCAAAAACGCCTTTATTGAAAAACGCAAGCCAGATTTCCACAAATACCCCAAGTTCCCCTAGTCTTCTAGGCCATTAGTTTGCCAAAACCAATGTCGCTACCCTCGCTATACCTTGCTGAGGGCAGCGACTTTTTTGATTACTTAAAGGCCATACGATAGCGGTAGCCTATAGCAGAAAAACGATGCAATACTCAAGCTTTTGCCAAAGCTAAAAATCCTTTGCAACTTTACGCCCCCTGAGCCTCCACGCATTGATGCCAAGAGTTATTGGGCTTCAAAATTCACCGAATTTGATGTTATTGGTGCTCAAGGATTTTCAGCGCATATTTTGCTCAAACTAATTTCGATGGGGTTATAAAAATACATAACAATGCTTTGGAC
Encoded proteins:
- the coaBC gene encoding bifunctional phosphopantothenoylcysteine decarboxylase/phosphopantothenate--cysteine ligase CoaBC — encoded protein: MGALQGKKIILAVTASIAAYKSAMLVRLLVKAGAEVQVLMSQAATTFITPLTLSTLSNRPVLVDFVKDNTGVWNNHVDLGLWADAMVFAPASANSLAKCAHGLSDNLLIATYLSARCPVFFAPAMDLDMYQHPATRESLQRLQGFGNHIIAATHGELASGLVGEGRMAEPEAIVAHLEAFWAASLPLQGLQAIVTAGPTYEAIDPVRFIGNHSTGKMGFAIAQSLARYGARVQLVSGPTALPTPSHTHLQLTRVQSAQEMYEAVSQYDTQSQIIVLSAAVADYRPAAVATQKIKKNDADMSIPLVRTIDIAQTLGQRKRPEQTLVGFALETEQELANAQGKLQRKNLDLIVLNSMNDPGAGFGHNTNLVTLINRQGTIQPLPLMDKAEVANHIVQAIIALRSPKANPEQLS
- the menB gene encoding 1,4-dihydroxy-2-naphthoyl-CoA synthase, whose product is MQATWETIKEYKEILFQYHQPEGYPVGVAKISINRPEVHNAFTPLTVMEMREAIDHCRYDDKIGAIILTGEGGEAFCSGGDQKVRGEGGYVGKDGVPRLNVLDFQKQIRSIPKPVIAAVAGWAVGGGHVLHVVCDLTIAAENAKFGQTGPKVGSFDGGFGASYLARLVGQKKAREIWYLCDVYNAQEALDMGLVNKVVPLDQLEATTLEWCRKILDKSPLALRMLKCSFNAELDGQAGIQELAGNATLLYYLTEEGKEGKNAFIEKRKPDFHKYPKFP